One Serpentinicella alkaliphila DNA segment encodes these proteins:
- a CDS encoding efflux RND transporter periplasmic adaptor subunit has translation MERNKKKKFIYASICIVIVLIASLGMVYSSKNNQKLVSVTAKVVETGDIVVRVPANGVIEEVNRHLVVHESVAKVLSVEVKEGESVVEGQVLAHLEPNDVSVRKQIKESQLAMEKLDLEKLENTRERTRINLSRAKTEAKETAERSKALYEAGAISKIELNKSIEALENAEREYLDFNVFRDGLSIDIEKMKRKIDVTKLEIKELEKEQQRAGTLITSPINGIVTKVNLERGMTVSPTNPSFIISDLSELKIEINVSEYDISKVKVGQLVEINSDAIGDGTLFGEVEKIAPVATRIASGQVNETVVPVTIKVDGTHEGVKPGFSVRTRIVSEQKENVIIVPFDTIVSEQNGAKIVWIVTPDNILKRVEVQTGIESDFEIEIISGINKGDTVVLNPSSNLKEDIKVNVNLRD, from the coding sequence ATGGAAAGAAATAAGAAAAAGAAATTTATTTATGCTTCAATTTGTATTGTTATAGTGTTAATCGCTTCCTTAGGCATGGTATATTCTTCAAAAAACAATCAAAAACTTGTATCTGTAACTGCAAAGGTAGTTGAAACTGGAGATATTGTAGTTAGGGTTCCTGCTAATGGTGTTATAGAAGAGGTTAATCGTCATCTAGTAGTCCATGAAAGTGTTGCAAAGGTCCTGTCCGTTGAAGTTAAAGAAGGGGAATCGGTTGTAGAAGGCCAAGTGCTAGCACATTTAGAACCAAATGATGTTTCTGTTAGAAAACAAATTAAAGAAAGTCAGCTAGCTATGGAAAAGTTAGATCTAGAAAAGCTAGAGAATACTAGGGAAAGAACTAGAATAAATTTATCTCGTGCAAAAACAGAAGCTAAGGAAACTGCTGAGAGAAGTAAGGCCCTATATGAGGCAGGGGCAATTTCTAAAATTGAGCTTAACAAAAGTATTGAGGCCTTAGAAAATGCAGAAAGAGAATATTTAGATTTTAACGTTTTTAGAGACGGATTATCAATAGATATAGAAAAAATGAAAAGAAAGATTGATGTAACAAAATTAGAAATTAAAGAACTAGAAAAGGAGCAACAAAGGGCAGGTACACTGATTACTAGTCCTATAAATGGTATAGTGACTAAAGTTAATTTAGAGAGAGGGATGACCGTTTCTCCTACAAACCCTAGCTTTATAATCTCCGATTTAAGTGAACTAAAAATAGAGATTAATGTAAGTGAATATGATATATCAAAAGTGAAAGTTGGACAACTTGTTGAAATAAATTCAGATGCCATAGGGGACGGAACCCTTTTTGGTGAAGTTGAAAAAATAGCTCCAGTAGCTACAAGAATAGCCTCTGGACAAGTTAACGAGACCGTAGTTCCAGTAACTATTAAGGTAGATGGAACTCATGAAGGGGTTAAGCCTGGGTTTAGTGTTAGAACGAGAATTGTTAGTGAGCAAAAAGAAAATGTTATAATAGTGCCATTTGACACAATTGTTTCAGAACAAAACGGAGCAAAGATTGTATGGATTGTTACTCCAGATAATATACTGAAGAGAGTTGAAGTTCAGACAGGAATAGAATCAGACTTCGAGATAGAAATAATTTCTGGAATTAATAAGGGTGACACTGTTGTCTTGAATCCATCCTCTAATTTGAAAGAAGATATTAAAGTCAATGTTAATCTTAGGGACTAA
- the tsaD gene encoding tRNA (adenosine(37)-N6)-threonylcarbamoyltransferase complex transferase subunit TsaD: MEQLSKCKKEVITLAIETSCDETSVSVLKNGRRVLSNVIHSQIDQHKKFGGVVPEVASRQHIELINQIIETALKEAEVTFDDLTHVGVTYGPGLVGALLVGLSAGKAIALAKDIPLNGVNHIEGHIYANFIEHPELEPPFIALIVSGGHSHLVYMKDYGDYEILGRTRDDAAGEAFDKIARALELGYPGGPLIDKLAKEGNKDKIKFPRAFLEDNSFDFSFSGLKSAVLNYINTQKMKNEPIIVEDVAASFQQAVIDVLVHKTVQCAIDKKVKQVVLAGGVAANSGLRTNLIDKCKPYEIDVKYPSLNLCTDNAAMIGCVAYYEYIRGIRSGLDLNAIPNLKL, encoded by the coding sequence ATGGAACAGTTAAGTAAATGTAAAAAAGAAGTTATTACCTTAGCTATAGAGACTAGTTGCGACGAAACTTCAGTTAGTGTACTTAAAAATGGAAGAAGGGTACTTTCCAATGTAATCCATTCACAAATAGATCAGCATAAAAAATTTGGTGGTGTTGTACCTGAAGTTGCATCGAGACAACATATAGAACTCATAAATCAAATTATTGAAACTGCACTAAAAGAGGCTGAAGTTACCTTTGACGATTTAACCCATGTAGGAGTAACATATGGTCCAGGATTGGTTGGAGCTCTCTTAGTTGGTTTATCCGCAGGAAAGGCCATTGCCTTAGCAAAGGATATTCCTTTAAATGGAGTTAATCATATCGAGGGTCATATTTATGCGAATTTTATTGAACATCCAGAGCTAGAACCGCCATTTATTGCATTAATAGTATCCGGTGGACATTCTCATTTAGTGTATATGAAGGATTATGGTGATTATGAAATATTAGGGAGAACAAGAGATGATGCTGCAGGAGAGGCCTTTGATAAAATTGCTAGGGCATTAGAACTTGGCTATCCTGGTGGACCTTTAATAGATAAGCTAGCAAAGGAAGGGAATAAGGATAAAATAAAGTTCCCTAGAGCCTTTTTAGAAGATAACTCATTCGACTTTAGCTTTAGTGGCCTCAAATCAGCAGTATTAAACTATATTAATACACAAAAAATGAAAAACGAGCCGATTATTGTAGAAGATGTAGCCGCAAGTTTTCAACAGGCTGTAATAGATGTATTAGTTCATAAAACAGTACAATGTGCAATTGATAAAAAAGTTAAGCAAGTGGTTTTAGCAGGTGGCGTAGCGGCAAATAGTGGGCTTAGAACCAATTTAATTGATAAATGTAAACCCTATGAAATTGATGTTAAATATCCGTCTCTAAATTTATGTACAGATAATGCAGCAATGATTGGTTGTGTTGCTTACTATGAGTATATTAGAGGTATAAGGTCAGGATTAGATTTAAACGCAATACCTAATTTAAAATTATGA
- a CDS encoding L-lactate permease produces the protein MLLLTAFSAIIAPFLFLVILRMPAKKGMLYSAIIVLLLGYMVWGVETTVIAASFLQGLHRAITILLILFGAIVLLNTLKNTGAVDRINEGFRGISSDMRVQAIIVAYLFGALIEGAAGFGTPAAVAGPLLVALGFTPLAAATLSLVADSVPVSFGAVGTPVIVGLSNIEGVNQSFLQDIAVRITRMDFLVGLFIPFMLVFLLVFFFSKGKRNMKDAYVMLPWTLMVGVVYTVSAAIYAALFGPEFVSILASLTGLAVASITAKKGILLPKETWNDALVEGFKVETKKSDMGLIAAWTPYLIVVALLLATRIVPAVKSFTQTYVDLSWRNILGIQGINSGWQVLYSPGTILVIAAVLAVYIQKSSFSAFTEASKVSMGSVMGAALALIPTLALVQVFTNSGMNTSGLIPMPQYIANTMADTLGGVWLSIAPFLGILGAFITGSATVSTLTFSPIQYSVAQQMGLSTNLVLAQQVMGGAAGNMICVHNVVAATAVVGLVGKEGDVIRKTLGPCIIYGILIGIAGMVMSTMM, from the coding sequence ATGTTATTGTTAACTGCATTTAGTGCTATAATTGCACCGTTTTTATTTTTAGTTATTCTAAGAATGCCTGCAAAAAAAGGGATGTTATATAGTGCAATTATCGTATTGTTACTAGGCTATATGGTTTGGGGAGTAGAAACTACTGTTATTGCAGCTTCATTTTTACAAGGTTTGCATAGAGCTATAACGATATTATTAATTTTATTTGGAGCAATTGTTCTATTAAATACTCTTAAAAATACTGGAGCTGTTGATAGAATTAATGAAGGTTTTAGAGGCATTTCTTCAGATATGCGTGTTCAAGCAATCATCGTAGCATATTTATTTGGTGCATTAATCGAGGGAGCTGCAGGATTCGGAACTCCAGCAGCAGTAGCAGGACCACTTCTTGTTGCACTTGGATTTACACCTTTAGCCGCTGCAACTCTATCTTTAGTTGCTGATAGTGTTCCTGTATCATTTGGTGCTGTAGGAACTCCAGTAATTGTTGGATTAAGTAATATTGAAGGGGTAAATCAATCATTTTTACAAGATATTGCTGTAAGAATTACTAGAATGGATTTTCTTGTTGGACTATTTATACCTTTTATGCTAGTATTCCTTTTAGTATTCTTCTTCAGTAAAGGTAAAAGAAATATGAAAGATGCATATGTAATGTTACCTTGGACTTTAATGGTTGGTGTTGTATATACTGTATCAGCTGCTATATACGCCGCTTTATTTGGACCAGAGTTTGTTTCTATACTAGCATCTCTTACAGGTTTAGCAGTAGCTTCTATTACTGCAAAAAAAGGTATTTTACTACCTAAAGAAACTTGGAATGATGCATTAGTTGAGGGGTTCAAAGTTGAAACTAAAAAATCAGATATGGGTCTAATAGCTGCATGGACTCCATATTTAATAGTAGTAGCCTTATTACTTGCTACAAGAATAGTTCCAGCAGTAAAAAGTTTTACACAAACATATGTAGATTTAAGCTGGAGAAACATTCTTGGAATTCAAGGTATCAACTCAGGATGGCAAGTGTTATATTCACCTGGAACAATTTTAGTTATTGCCGCAGTTTTAGCTGTATATATACAAAAGAGTTCTTTCTCAGCTTTTACAGAGGCTTCAAAAGTATCTATGGGTTCAGTAATGGGAGCTGCTTTAGCTTTAATACCAACATTAGCACTAGTACAAGTATTCACAAACTCTGGAATGAATACAAGTGGATTAATACCGATGCCTCAGTACATTGCTAATACAATGGCAGATACTCTTGGTGGTGTATGGTTATCAATTGCTCCATTCCTAGGAATTCTTGGGGCGTTTATTACAGGTAGTGCGACTGTTTCTACATTAACATTCTCACCAATTCAATACAGCGTTGCTCAACAAATGGGATTAAGTACAAACTTAGTATTAGCACAGCAGGTAATGGGTGGAGCTGCAGGTAATATGATTTGTGTACACAACGTTGTTGCTGCTACTGCAGTAGTTGGATTAGTAGGTAAAGAAGGAGATGT
- a CDS encoding ABC transporter permease: protein MNIMENVRLALSSIGANKMRSFLTMLGIIIGIAAVVAISAIGNGGKYQIQKSMEQFGTNRLMIYMNWAKQSEITRRDFLTDRDIEALRKLEGIEAITPILEENSALSVKGNRISVILVGANEDSQIITNVELLKGRFITDDDVARRTNNIVISEREARELFGTIDVIGEQVTMNTFRGQIELVIVGVSKYEDNMFSGAMNNGRAQIYVPISTIMRIYNLTDYYGVNIKVTNKDNMEQISEQAIKLLERLHNNKDKYTAFNMEQMLQTVNKVLGTVTRVLGAIAAIALLVGGIGIMNIMLVAVSERIREIGIKKAIGAKRSTILLQFLTESAIISLLGGIIGIIIGYIIGFIISSFLNLPPLIQLKEVLIASFVAIGIGIIFGVYPANRASKLDPIEALRYE, encoded by the coding sequence ATGAATATTATGGAAAATGTAAGATTAGCCTTATCTTCAATAGGTGCTAATAAAATGCGCTCCTTTTTAACAATGTTAGGTATTATTATTGGTATTGCAGCAGTTGTGGCTATATCAGCCATTGGAAATGGTGGTAAGTATCAAATACAAAAAAGTATGGAACAATTCGGTACAAATCGTTTAATGATATATATGAATTGGGCCAAGCAATCAGAGATTACTCGAAGGGACTTCCTTACGGACAGGGATATTGAGGCACTTAGAAAACTTGAGGGTATAGAGGCAATAACACCTATATTAGAGGAGAATTCTGCCTTAAGTGTAAAGGGTAATAGGATAAGTGTAATTCTAGTTGGAGCAAATGAAGATAGCCAGATTATTACAAATGTAGAGTTATTAAAGGGAAGGTTTATTACTGATGATGATGTAGCCCGTAGAACTAATAACATAGTTATCTCAGAAAGAGAAGCAAGAGAATTGTTTGGGACAATAGATGTTATTGGGGAGCAGGTTACTATGAATACCTTTAGGGGTCAAATAGAGTTAGTTATAGTCGGAGTAAGTAAGTATGAAGACAATATGTTCAGTGGTGCTATGAATAATGGCAGAGCCCAAATATATGTTCCTATTTCCACTATTATGCGTATATATAATTTAACGGATTATTACGGAGTAAATATTAAGGTTACAAATAAGGATAATATGGAGCAAATATCGGAACAAGCAATTAAGCTATTGGAAAGGCTTCATAACAATAAAGACAAATATACGGCCTTTAATATGGAGCAAATGCTACAGACTGTTAATAAAGTTCTGGGAACCGTAACAAGAGTACTAGGGGCTATAGCTGCTATTGCATTGCTGGTTGGAGGAATTGGAATTATGAATATAATGCTAGTTGCAGTTTCTGAGAGAATAAGGGAGATCGGAATTAAAAAGGCAATAGGTGCAAAAAGAAGTACTATACTTCTTCAATTCCTTACAGAATCTGCAATTATATCACTTTTAGGAGGCATTATTGGAATTATAATTGGATATATTATTGGTTTTATTATTTCTTCATTTTTAAATCTTCCACCACTTATTCAGCTAAAGGAAGTCCTTATTGCATCTTTTGTTGCTATTGGCATTGGAATTATATTTGGAGTTTATCCTGCTAATCGTGCTTCAAAATTAGATCCCATTGAAGCCCTTAGATACGAATAG
- the tsaB gene encoding tRNA (adenosine(37)-N6)-threonylcarbamoyltransferase complex dimerization subunit type 1 TsaB has protein sequence MNILTIDTSSIVASVAIGDEQKLIAEYTINHKKTHSQKLLPMVDEMLKSCDLKAKDIDVFGVSLGPGSFTGLRIGITTTKVMAQALDKPVVGISTLEGLAYNVPYFGGLICPIIDAQRESVYSAIYSWKDNELQTSREADVLEINDLINILKDMNRQVIFLGDGVEKFKPIIDDNIPEISSFATSNLMFPRAGAILELVRKKYEHGLFNKAHEILPIYMRKSQAEVQYEARMMSCEG, from the coding sequence ATGAACATTTTAACAATAGATACATCTTCTATAGTTGCATCTGTTGCAATAGGTGATGAACAAAAACTTATAGCCGAATATACAATTAACCATAAAAAAACCCATTCTCAAAAACTATTACCAATGGTTGACGAAATGCTAAAGAGCTGTGATTTAAAAGCAAAGGATATTGATGTATTTGGGGTATCCTTAGGTCCAGGTTCCTTTACTGGATTAAGAATAGGTATAACTACAACAAAAGTAATGGCTCAGGCCTTAGATAAACCTGTAGTAGGCATATCTACATTAGAAGGCTTAGCATATAATGTGCCATACTTTGGTGGATTAATTTGTCCAATTATTGATGCCCAACGTGAATCGGTTTATAGTGCTATATATAGCTGGAAGGATAATGAATTACAGACCTCGCGGGAAGCGGATGTCCTTGAGATTAATGACTTAATAAACATTCTTAAGGATATGAATAGACAAGTAATCTTTTTAGGTGATGGAGTAGAAAAGTTTAAACCTATAATAGATGACAATATACCGGAAATAAGCTCCTTTGCTACTTCAAATTTAATGTTTCCAAGAGCAGGGGCTATACTTGAATTAGTAAGAAAAAAATACGAACATGGATTATTTAATAAAGCTCACGAAATACTTCCGATATATATGAGAAAATCACAGGCAGAAGTACAATATGAAGCGAGGATGATGAGCTGTGAAGGATAG
- a CDS encoding ABC transporter ATP-binding protein → MIEIKNLFKTYKNGSISVQALDGVDLRIEEGEFVAITGPSGSGKSTFMNILGCLDRATEGLYVLAGEKIEALSDNELADIRNRKIGFVFQSFNLLPRTTALKNVELPMLYAGINKKERKQRSLDALARVGLADRVDHKPNELSGGQKQRVAIARALVNNPSIILADEPTGNLDSKSSQDVMELFKQLNNEGATIIIVTHEAEIAEQTNRIISFRDGKMLEDIKVAEPGKGYAL, encoded by the coding sequence ATGATTGAAATTAAAAACTTATTTAAGACATATAAAAATGGAAGTATATCTGTCCAAGCCTTAGACGGAGTAGATCTAAGGATAGAAGAAGGTGAGTTTGTTGCTATTACCGGTCCATCCGGCTCAGGTAAATCCACATTTATGAATATTCTAGGTTGCTTAGATAGAGCTACTGAAGGATTGTATGTTTTAGCAGGAGAGAAAATTGAAGCATTATCGGATAATGAGTTGGCGGATATTCGTAATCGTAAAATTGGATTTGTTTTTCAATCTTTTAACCTATTACCAAGAACTACGGCCCTAAAAAATGTTGAACTCCCTATGCTTTATGCGGGAATAAATAAAAAAGAAAGAAAACAAAGATCCTTAGATGCTTTAGCTAGAGTAGGATTAGCAGACAGAGTAGACCATAAGCCAAATGAGCTTTCAGGTGGACAAAAGCAAAGAGTTGCCATTGCAAGGGCATTAGTAAATAATCCATCTATAATCTTGGCAGATGAGCCTACTGGAAACTTAGATTCAAAGTCAAGTCAAGATGTTATGGAGCTATTTAAACAATTAAATAATGAGGGGGCAACAATAATTATTGTTACCCATGAAGCAGAAATTGCTGAACAAACAAATAGGATAATTAGTTTTAGGGATGGTAAAATGCTAGAGGATATTAAGGTAGCAGAACCTGGAAAAGGATATGCTTTATAG
- the rimI gene encoding ribosomal protein S18-alanine N-acetyltransferase yields MKDRVNIRPMVLDDIEQVVEIEKLCFAIPWTFHAFNQELRENKLAIYFAAEQDDKILGYGGAWQVLDEFHITNIAVHPHFRGLSIGREIVERIIKVAYEKQIKNITLEVRKSNIVAQNLYKDLGFKLGGIRKEYYDDNREDAFIMWKEL; encoded by the coding sequence GTGAAGGATAGAGTAAATATAAGGCCTATGGTCTTAGATGATATAGAGCAGGTTGTAGAGATTGAAAAACTTTGCTTTGCAATACCTTGGACTTTTCATGCCTTTAATCAGGAGCTTCGTGAAAATAAGCTAGCAATATATTTTGCTGCAGAACAGGACGATAAAATATTGGGATACGGTGGGGCTTGGCAGGTGTTAGATGAGTTTCATATAACAAATATTGCGGTACATCCACATTTTAGAGGACTTAGTATAGGTAGAGAGATAGTTGAACGAATAATAAAAGTTGCTTATGAAAAGCAGATTAAAAATATTACCTTAGAAGTCAGAAAGTCTAATATAGTAGCCCAAAACCTATATAAAGATTTAGGGTTTAAGCTTGGGGGCATAAGAAAAGAGTATTATGATGATAATCGTGAAGATGCATTTATAATGTGGAAGGAATTGTAG
- a CDS encoding transposase produces MTNLIRTTSKGKYSKEKAIALKELAIKSIGSSNRSLTFELQQTIRLIQSVQTEIDALDNQIKLVVQELNTPLITIPGIGYTLFAIILAEIGHIDRFSNLTKLLAFAGMDPSTYQSGTYNASKTPMVKRGSTYLRWAIMQASRLVAMRDKVFSDYMVKKRSEGKHFNVARCHVGKKLIRVIYYLLKNNTAFVPQV; encoded by the coding sequence TTGACAAACCTAATAAGAACGACCTCTAAAGGTAAATATAGCAAAGAGAAAGCAATTGCTTTAAAAGAGCTTGCTATCAAATCTATTGGGTCAAGCAATCGCTCTCTGACCTTCGAATTACAACAAACTATTCGCCTCATACAATCTGTACAAACAGAAATAGATGCATTAGATAATCAAATTAAATTAGTCGTACAAGAACTCAATACCCCACTCATTACTATTCCTGGCATTGGATATACTCTATTTGCCATTATATTAGCCGAAATTGGTCATATTGATCGTTTCTCCAACTTGACTAAACTTCTTGCATTTGCAGGTATGGATCCTTCTACTTACCAATCTGGGACTTACAATGCATCTAAAACTCCAATGGTTAAGAGAGGCTCTACATACCTTAGGTGGGCTATTATGCAAGCATCTAGACTTGTTGCTATGCGCGATAAAGTCTTTAGTGATTATATGGTCAAAAAGCGTTCTGAAGGCAAACACTTCAATGTTGCCAGATGCCATGTCGGTAAAAAGTTAATTAGGGTAATTTACTACCTCCTAAAAAACAATACTGCATTTGTTCCACAAGTCTAA
- a CDS encoding ABC transporter permease: MILFETFIIAISSIWSNKLRSSLTMLGLIIGILSVVVITTLGNAAQADMTNAFDKYGKGKLNMNLRFNADRPVTYRDYFSAEDIEAINLQHEIVAISPELRRWMTLKYKDKEIRIDIMGVNDKYDQVETMDLISGRFLTDQDLVGRRNVIIIDERTARNLFGTTECIGEIVTLTSSAYTTEMMIIGVDKMSDSALINMAQGDYSYGFMPLTLAARHYVNDRYPRFMIQAVEGLDLGYIGDRILNLLERRNKERAMYRIFTRENEFSQVSTVITLLTSIIGGIAAISLFVGGIGIMNIMLVSVTERTREIGIRKALGARRGVILLQFLVEAVILSFLGGAIGLILGLLISLGIVNIFGLSLVISVKSIAYAFIFSIMVGVIFGVYPANKASKLDPIDALRYE; the protein is encoded by the coding sequence ATGATATTATTTGAAACTTTCATAATTGCCATATCAAGTATTTGGTCAAATAAATTACGTTCCAGTTTAACTATGCTTGGTTTAATAATTGGTATATTATCTGTAGTTGTAATTACTACTCTTGGTAACGCAGCTCAGGCGGATATGACAAATGCCTTCGATAAATATGGTAAGGGAAAACTAAATATGAATCTAAGATTTAACGCGGATAGGCCTGTAACCTATAGAGACTATTTTAGTGCTGAAGACATAGAAGCTATAAATCTACAACATGAAATAGTAGCCATATCTCCGGAATTAAGAAGGTGGATGACATTAAAATATAAGGATAAAGAAATTAGAATAGATATAATGGGTGTTAATGATAAATACGATCAAGTAGAAACCATGGATCTTATAAGTGGAAGGTTTCTGACAGACCAGGATTTAGTTGGTAGAAGAAATGTTATTATTATTGATGAGAGAACGGCTAGAAATTTGTTTGGTACTACAGAGTGTATAGGTGAAATAGTAACTCTAACAAGTTCAGCATATACAACGGAAATGATGATTATAGGTGTAGATAAAATGTCGGACTCAGCACTTATTAATATGGCACAAGGGGATTATTCTTACGGCTTTATGCCTTTAACCTTAGCTGCAAGACACTATGTAAATGATAGATATCCACGATTTATGATACAGGCTGTAGAGGGCTTAGATTTAGGTTACATTGGTGACCGAATATTAAATTTACTTGAACGTAGAAATAAAGAAAGAGCCATGTATAGAATCTTTACTAGGGAAAATGAATTCAGTCAAGTATCTACCGTAATTACTCTTTTAACTAGTATTATTGGTGGAATAGCTGCTATATCCTTATTCGTCGGTGGAATAGGAATAATGAATATTATGTTAGTGTCTGTAACTGAAAGAACGAGGGAAATAGGCATAAGAAAGGCTCTAGGTGCAAGACGGGGAGTTATACTACTACAATTTTTGGTAGAGGCCGTAATACTATCCTTTTTAGGAGGAGCAATTGGACTTATTTTAGGCCTATTGATTAGCTTAGGTATTGTAAATATATTTGGTTTATCCTTGGTTATTTCAGTTAAATCAATAGCATATGCATTTATTTTTTCTATAATGGTAGGAGTAATATTTGGTGTTTATCCTGCAAATAAAGCATCAAAATTAGATCCAATTGATGCCCTTAGATATGAGTAA
- a CDS encoding ABC-F family ATP-binding cassette domain-containing protein translates to MIVLSCHLLSKSYGIQDILKDITFSINHGDKVGLIGANGAGKTTLFKILTGELKPDSGNIFVSKSTEIGYLKQNHTFDISNTIYEETEKVFSALIEMEKNIKKLENEIADLGVQDPNSRLLEAKMEEYSTILETFNNLNGYGFRSEVRGVLRGLGFTEENYSQPIGHLSGGQKTRVALAKLLLSKPDILLLDEPTNHLDISSVEWLEGFLKDYSGTVLIISHDRYFLNQVINKIMEIENMGLLSFTGNYSQFMKKKEQLLEQRAREFEALESEILRQKDIIRKLKQHGTEKLVKRAQSREKQLEKLENNIQTPMSQKKAVNLSFSSVSQSGRDVLNVDNLSKSFEGNNLFDNISFSLYRGEKVGLIGPNGIGKSTLFKILTNEVNSTSGSISFGHQVTTSLYDQELNNLNPENTVLDEIWDEYRKLDQTEIRTLLGAFLFPGDDVFKQIKSLSGGEKARLSLLKLILSNSNLLLLDEPTNHLDISSKEVLENALIDYDGTIFVISHDRYFLDRVTTKIIELTPNNCEEFLGNYSYYIEKKREQELLNNSTLSTESKTKTQIKEDRKKEKEEKAKIRQLQKRKEDIEDEISRLETGLEELKSIMCEEEVYSNPDRSKEAHEKFQQLQEKIDNLYEEWQELE, encoded by the coding sequence ATGATTGTACTTTCTTGTCATTTACTTAGTAAATCCTATGGAATACAGGATATACTTAAAGATATAACCTTTAGTATTAACCACGGTGATAAAGTAGGTTTAATAGGTGCTAATGGTGCAGGTAAAACTACTTTATTTAAAATTCTTACTGGTGAACTTAAACCTGATAGTGGAAATATTTTTGTTTCTAAATCAACAGAAATAGGATATTTAAAACAAAACCATACATTTGATATTTCAAATACTATTTACGAGGAAACGGAAAAAGTTTTTTCTGCTTTAATAGAAATGGAAAAAAATATAAAAAAATTAGAAAATGAAATTGCTGATTTAGGTGTTCAGGATCCTAACTCCCGACTTTTGGAAGCAAAAATGGAAGAATACTCTACAATTTTAGAAACATTTAATAATTTAAACGGCTATGGTTTTCGTAGTGAAGTCAGAGGTGTTCTCCGGGGCTTAGGCTTTACTGAGGAAAACTATTCCCAGCCTATTGGTCACCTAAGTGGTGGTCAGAAAACTAGAGTAGCCTTAGCAAAACTATTGCTTTCTAAACCAGATATTCTTTTACTAGACGAGCCTACGAACCATTTAGATATTAGCTCTGTTGAATGGTTGGAAGGTTTCTTAAAAGATTATTCAGGCACAGTCTTAATAATTTCCCATGATAGATACTTTTTAAACCAAGTAATTAATAAAATAATGGAAATAGAAAACATGGGGCTACTGAGCTTTACCGGAAACTATTCACAATTTATGAAAAAGAAAGAACAGCTGTTAGAGCAAAGGGCCAGGGAGTTTGAGGCCCTGGAAAGTGAAATTTTGAGACAAAAGGATATTATTAGAAAATTAAAGCAGCATGGAACAGAAAAACTAGTTAAAAGGGCCCAAAGCAGAGAAAAACAGCTTGAAAAACTAGAAAATAATATTCAAACTCCAATGTCACAAAAAAAAGCCGTTAATCTAAGTTTCTCATCAGTTAGTCAAAGTGGCAGAGATGTATTAAATGTTGATAATCTATCCAAGTCCTTCGAAGGAAATAATTTATTTGATAATATTTCATTTTCTTTATATCGAGGAGAAAAAGTTGGATTAATTGGTCCAAATGGCATAGGTAAATCCACTTTATTTAAAATACTAACAAATGAGGTGAATAGTACCTCCGGGTCCATTTCCTTTGGACACCAGGTTACAACTTCCCTCTATGACCAAGAACTAAATAATTTAAATCCAGAGAATACAGTTTTAGACGAAATTTGGGATGAATATAGAAAATTAGATCAAACTGAAATTCGTACTCTTCTCGGAGCATTTTTGTTCCCAGGAGATGATGTATTTAAACAAATCAAATCCTTAAGTGGTGGGGAGAAGGCCCGTTTATCACTTTTAAAATTAATACTTTCTAATTCTAACTTGCTACTATTAGATGAGCCTACGAATCATCTAGATATTTCTTCAAAGGAAGTTTTAGAAAATGCCCTTATTGACTATGATGGCACTATATTTGTTATATCCCATGATAGATACTTCCTGGACAGAGTTACAACAAAAATAATAGAGTTAACTCCAAATAACTGTGAAGAGTTTTTAGGAAACTATAGCTATTATATTGAGAAAAAAAGAGAACAGGAACTTTTAAACAACTCCACTTTATCCACAGAATCGAAAACAAAAACTCAAATAAAAGAGGACCGAAAAAAGGAAAAAGAAGAAAAAGCTAAAATACGACAGTTGCAGAAGAGAAAAGAAGATATTGAAGATGAAATTAGTAGACTAGAAACGGGATTAGAAGAGTTAAAATCTATTATGTGCGAAGAAGAGGTTTATTCAAATCCTGATAGAAGCAAAGAAGCCCACGAGAAATTTCAACAGTTACAGGAAAAAATAGATAATCTTTATGAGGAATGGCAGGAGTTAGAATAG